The Henningerozyma blattae CBS 6284 chromosome 7, complete genome region TCGCATCATCAGACTTCCGTCTCGTCTAGCGTACCTGCCATATGACCGATTCATTAAGTAACGTTTATTGTCCCTTAGATATTTCCCAAATAGCATTTGTTGAAGATTCTTCGGACTCTTCTGATTATAACAATGATAtcgataatgataataataatgaagagGAAGTTGACATGATAAATAAACTAAATCAAATGAACATTAATAATCATCtcataaattataataacaataactatactaataacaacaacaataataataacagtaATTTCACCatattaagaaataattctaatccGAATGTTGTGacaaattataattatagtTATTTATCCAAAAGAAATAcacaatataataataacatcCATACAAACCTATTAGGTAAGACTTTACAAAAAACTTCTTTTCAAAGAccaaaaaattcttcatatCAAAGATCAAATTCAAGTGATACCAGTAGTTTTCATTCTATAagttcaaattcaaattcaaattctttaccTTTCGAAAACAATCATACAAAAGGTTATGTTACCAAGAGAAGACCCTCCAATGTTTTTGATATTcaatcaaagaaaaatccATCATTAAAGCCTGACTTAAACCATTCAAGTTCATTCGATTGCTTAGATTTAGATTCTTCACcaacaaattcaaaaaataataaacatttatcaaatcaaaatcattataattatttgaatactAATGATTGGAAAAATTTCGATTTATCATCAGATccttcaaattttttaaatgataattttaatgcCCGCCAACatttattatcttctttaaaaaattcgaATTCGAATTCgaattcaaatcaaaattcaataacaGCATCTTTAagttcaaattcaatttccgtttcaattaataactcaataatttcaaattcaaattctatATCATACCctacaaatacaaatgatGGTCAAAttcataaaataaaaagtacAGAACAATCTTCTATGCAAGATTCTATTCTATCAAAAGGAAATAATACAACTTCATTTTCAGGTACCAAGATTCCCAATTCTCAAGAGCTAGAACATTTTACTTCACTTAAATCTTCTTCGTTTGACcatgaaaaattgaattccaagaaaattgttattaaaaatttgatcTCTACGGCtgttaataatgataatattaatgaaacaaCTAATGAAATAATCAATGAAATCACTAATAACAGTATCCCTAACAGCATCCCTTCAAAAAGTATTACTTCAAGATCAGAAATAACTGATATAACGACTTCTTTTGATGGAATAAGATATAAAATAGTACTACAATTAAACCCAAGGGAAATTCAACTACTTCGCGATTCTTGGGCTTTAATGTTAAGCGAAGAAACTCCACCAAATAcattttcttattattatcataaaCTGATCGGTGACCCAAAGAGAAATGCCCGGAGATCaactttacaaaataaatcagatgatgaagaattaatgaCAAATAATGTTCCTAGATCGAATAATAAGTTAGATTCTAACGATCCACTTTCAAATGTCCCAATTAAAAGAGGCCCTACTTTCACCACAGGATCATTATTTTGCCATCAATTCTATGAAAATCTTGTTGCTATGGATCCTGAATTAGAACAATTATTTCCCACATTAAAACATCAATCTTCCGCATTTGCAGGCGTCTTGAATAATGCTATgttaaatttagaaaatttagaaTCTATGGAAGGTTATCTAAGTAATTTAGGGAAGAGACATTCTAGAATCTTTGGTATTGAAACCCCCTATTTCGAACTCTTGGGTGTGGCTTTTTTAAAGACTTTACAGGATCGTGTTGGATCCTTATACACATTTGAATTGGAAAGAACTTGGTCAAGACTTTATTCATATCTTGCTAATtctattttacaatttggAATTGATCCAGTTTTGAAGATTGATacaaaaaatcaaaatgtAGAATTTCCAATTCCAGATCCGGAACAAAATACAAAGACAACAATCTCTAGTTATTCTGATAaagatcaattaaatttttataaaaacaaaataattagattaaaagaagaaactTCACATCCTTCAATAACCAAGACGAAATCAGAACCAATAAATGAACCCAATATAACTATTAAATCATCTTCGTGGGATAATGAGATGAATAGAACCAAAGAAACACAACTGAAGAATGGGAAAAATATACttgattcaaattctttaaatgattctaataaaaatagaaacattaagcaattaaatcaaaatacgTCTGGATTGAATTCAACCACAGCTTTAGCACAGCCAAAccttcaaaataaaaaagattcGAAAAAACTATGTATCATAATGTGAAACCCACCACTAATACTTAGACAATATAAACATTTGCTACTATTCTATTCCACATTCgaaacaattattattagctaTTACTTCAAACTTGCAtcctttattattattattttcccCTATATTTATGACCCTTCTACAATCACCTTAATTTTTGCATTTacatattaatatttctttataaaaataaatttcattatataaaattaaatatagtCATGCTTCTAAAAAAGTATGATATCaactaatttttaattacaCTTCCTATCAACATTTTATCACATTTTATCacattttatatataaatatatatatattatttaatatccACTTCTTAACTAATatataagaaatattatatatcttACAGAATTTTAATTACTGTCCAAGTTGACGCGTTTGGAAATAGgctcttttaattcttaaGTCCGCGGAATTAAGTTAATCGTACGCGTAAAAATTTGTACGAAACAGGATATTTTGGATAAAAAATCCACGACGCGTCACGAAAATGCATCCGCAATTAGGCTCTCATAGGAATGAAATATCGAGAAGTTAATCTAAAGAATATTGAACAACTCATAACCACGATCTCATAACTACTATTTGGGTTCTTCACCAATAGATCCGAAATCACAAATCGTGGTCAACCCAATAAGGTATAATAATTAACGTGAACTGCTACCAGTCAGTGCGAGGTTTTTTACTAGTCATTGGCAACAACTTTATTGAAGTTTATCAATCCTTATACTTTTCGCTTAGAATACTCATTGTTCTACTATTCTAAGTGTATCGTctattttttaactttcaACGTAATATTCCTTAGAAATAGATATATTGAAATCTTTAGTTTCTATTGTGATAGTTgcttttcaaatatttaaccCAACGAACAAAAGTTTCATACATTTTCTATATCGAATAACACCTCGAACTACGGACATTTATTACAGTTGTAAAGTATATACAAACATTAATTACCAAGAAAAATAGATACCCCATCGCATCGTagattctaaaaaaaatattgaaaaaaaaaaatattattggaCAGTATCgttgaatatatataatattccattaaatttgttttgtttccagattttttattcatttggtttttttttgcttctGAATATACCTCGATAATTGCTTGTACCTATCataagaatatttgaaCGATGGCTGAGGAAAATTCGTTTCTGGACTCATCCTTCTATACTTCAGATACATTAAGTACAGTAGATCATGcaagaaattttagaaattcaCTGATCTTAGAAGAACTATCTCAAAGAGATTTGACCGCTGcatttaatgatgaaaaagatACCATTCAAACTcaaacaaatttaaaacttgCTCATACTAATAAGGACGgtgaaaataattctccATCTCAAACAACTCTAAGAGAACCAAATACTACAAAAACAATCCAAATATCGTCATCTCCTTCTTTAAGTGCCCTAAGCAACCTTTTAAACGAAAAGTCTAAGATTGCTGATCAAAAAATGAGAAATAGTATGCTATTAGATACCTCcattattgaagaagatgaagatgttGAAGATGGCTATagtaaagaatttttaaatctacCTGCATATGAAGAAGTACAAGTAGATAATTTTGGTTCAAACATCTATAGAAATAGTagcaaaaataattcaacaTCTCCAAATCTTTTGGACATTGACGGCCTTCATAAAATTCAAGTTCCCATACCATCTTCAAATTTCCCAATAGCAAGCCTTGAACAACCCGATTTCCTTACAACTCCTAGAGTGGAGCCTCCGAAAGCTGCTGTTATTGCTAGGATTCATTCACCTAGTAAACTGTTTTCGAATAACTTACTCtctaacaataacaataaccAACCTTCATTTGAATCAGAACTGTATTTGAACCCTTTAAGCAGATCTCATTCACCTGTCGCAGTTCCAATAACTACTGCACCTATTGGTAATGCAACTGCTATCTCCTCATACTCGTCTTCTCCAAACAGGTACCTAGATTTGAAACtttcttctaaatcttcttcaGCCACTCCAAGTCAGTGTGATAactcaaatatttataataatcaagGCAgtagtaatattaattatagtTCTGAAGAACGTTCAACTTCAACTGATTCTAACCAGCAATTGAATAGACATTTGAACTCACCAATTCCAACACCAGCTACAACACCCTTAAAAGTTTCAGATTCAAAGAAAACACCCAACAAAAATAGAACAAGAAATGGGAGTATTTCCACAACCTCAACTTTGAATACAACACCTTCCTCTTCaaggaaaaagaaaggtcttttttcatttttgaagaaaaagcCATCCCAAAATGACATTCCAACTGTAAGCCATAATCAAAAACAACAATACAATTCCAATCATTCTTTACCCACATCTTCAACATTTTCAGTTTCACAAACTTCATTAAACTCTAATACGTCTACCCCAGAAAAACTACAGAAAAAATCGCACAGCAGCAATAGCATATTTAGTTCTTTCAGGAGAAACAGGGAGTCCTCAAATGACTCAAGTCAAGCAAAGAGAATATATCATTCTAACCACCAAAATCAACAACAATCTCATAATAACGCTAAGAAAAATAACgctaagaaaaataatgacGAAACTATTGcttctaataatacaaGTGCTGCAAATAGCATAATAAGCAGCACACATATAACTAGATCTCGAACAGCTTCAAACGCAAATGTAAATACAATTCCCAAAATTTCTTCTGCAAAGACTAACTCAACTAGCAATAGCCCATATGTTAATAATGTTATTCCTCTTTCTTCCTCATCTTCATCCTCACCTATTAAAAGGGACGGCACTTCAAATCGGAGAAACATTACACCATTAGCCTTTGATTTAgcaatgaagaaaaatcaaTCATTCGatgaagataatgataCTGACAACCagatatcttttaaaactaCCTCCTCAGATGTTGAAGTAAATACAGTTCCTATCACATATCATCCAAACATTCCcgaattaataattgaagGAAGTAccactaataataaaaaagcaaaatCTTATGACCAGTTAATTAATTCTCCCAGTGATCAGCATAATATAATTGCGACTAAAAATACCAATAGGAGTACATCACAAAGTAAGGGATTATTTGAACGTCCCCTTGGTCAGCAAAACGCTCAATCATTTAAGAACGTATCGATCactgatgatgattttttccaaaaacCTCAAAATCCCTTTCAACCAAGAGCTGATTATGGTGAATCTTTATTCCCTAAAACATTAGACGAACAAGAAGTTGAATCAATTATCTCCTTAGAAAGAACAAGATCCATtaaaagtaataatagaaattcCATTGCTTCCTATAGAAAATCAAGTGATAATTACTCActtaaaaatcaaaatgaaGGCATGATTGTAACTGAGCCTACTTCAATTGTCCTTTCCACGCCTGACTTGACTAAATCTCCAGCCAGCAGCATTTTGAAAAGTGGAAAGTTCGAAAATGCAGATACTTCATCAAATTTCTCCGGAATGAATGAAAGTACTGGATCTTTATTTACTGGTGAAGCTCAATTTTCTCAACCTTCtcaaagaaataatatttcaaatttgcAAGATATCAGTACTAATGTTGAAAGCAACTTTTCTTTTACATCAAGTGATGAGCAGGTTCAAGGCTTAAACTTACATTCTGAACCATTAGGCTTAGAAGCTGATACAGAATTGATGTCTGATATTATGGAGTTTGCAGACCTAATTGACTTTGGTGATTCCATGAATTTTGGTGACACCGTTGATTTTGCTGAGTCTTTGAATTTTACTTTAGATCCCGTTGATAactcaaaaattaatattgtatTAGAGGAACCTGTGACGAGAGAACCTCACTCttccaaaaataattctacaaTGAACGAAGCTCAACATATAAAAAAGAGCCAAACGATTGATTCTAATTATTGGGATAAGTCTAGCAAAATGGATAGCAATAAGCAAGAATCAAGTAATGATGCCAACGCTTCAAAAGTGTCAATATCTACTACTTCttataaagatatttcaGATACAGAACAACCTCCACCAAATTACTTTTATGAATACCCAGatagcaataatattaattctacTGAAGAAGTAAATCACAATCCTTTTTCGTATGATCCAATCCAAGAACCATTTCAAACTTTCCCTAGTCAATCATCTGATAACGCTAAAACTCAATTGAAAccaaatataatttctgACGTTGAAAATGACACAGAGAATAATGATGTAGAAAGCCttcaacaaaataatgCATACTTCCCAGAAACACAAATTAGTAGGCCGATTTCTATGTCTTTCAAGGGCTTACGAGCACCAACGTATAATACTTCAAATACTCCTTCTATGATAAATTCCGTCCATGCTGACAAACAagatcaaaaaattaatccTACAAGTGATTCTAAAATGAAAGCcattaatgaaaaacaTAAAGTTAAAGTTGATTTTTCTCAAAATGTAATTTTATTCGAAACATATAGTCAGTTTGAATATGACCGTAAACCTGAAGTTGCTACTTGTAATTTACTGACTCCTCAATTGGctcaattaattaaatcagagctaaatgaattaaaaagtGAAATGGAGGTTCATATAGATTCTAGATGCTATAcccatttttattaaagacaattatcaatttaatAACTAATATAACAAAAATCCTTTTCTGCATTAACGTATaacattattttaaatggagaaatatatataatacacAATTTATGGTTATCCTCTATAAATTAGTTCGCGGATAACTTGAATTCacttatataaattttagtcatatttaaaaatatatctcaaaataaaatatattccataatatatcaatacaatagtatttatttttcttcctaatgaataaaaaaaaaacagtaTATTAATAcatatttctattataaaaacaataaaaaacagtatttataatataccATATATGCACACATCATACAATTTGAAGTTGCATGGCTTGTACTGTATTTAGttctataaatttaaaattttggtACTGGGTATAATTGCTTTTCATTTACTCCTCTTAAGTCCATTTCACTTAAACCAACAGTGGATCCAAATTTCTGGAATCGTGCCATATAATGCTCCCTTTTTTCCTGAGCCATACGGATTAATGCAGGCCAATATTCTTCATGGTTATATGTAAAATCAATATAGCCGCCATACAATTTATCTAATTGCTCTTTGGGAACATATTTAACAAATGGTTCATCAAAAACTAGTTTTTCTCTCGTCATTGAATCAATGAAAGGATAAattagttttaaaaatgacCAAGCCAACCATGGAATATTTGTTACTAATGCTTTACCCAATCTCTCAGGGTAATGAGTTTGCAAAACATGCAAGACTTCCTTCCCTATACCAATTGGTGGGATAATACTATTACCCTGTACTTTTGGAACGTCTGGataatctttaaaatctaTAAGTAAAGCTAAAGAATCTTGCCCAACTGgcataaaattaattactCTTTCAAGCATAAACACTAAATGTTGAACTTGAACATGCGAATTTTTAGTATTTTGCCTACCGGGTTTCAAATATAGCAATGGGCGACCATTGTTCTCGTAACCAAGTATAACTTGTTTCCCAGTTTCATTTTCATGTTCTACAAGGTCTGCAGTTAACTTATCACCATTTTCTTCACCAACATTACTTATTCCAAATTCCCTTCTCCAAGAAATAGATAGCGTTATTCTTTCAATAGCATCATTCAGTACCCACTTAGTGGCTCTTAAATATCTAAGAATGCATTCTTTGGATAACCAAGCCTTTTCGCAGTCAGTTAAAACTGATGCAGGAATTTTGGCTTTTTCTTGGTCGGGTATTTCCAATAAAGGATTGCTGAAATGctttaaaacttttaaatacATTTCATTTTGACTATCTGTTAAATCTTTTTGCTTTGGGGGTATTATCGATTTAGGTAAATTCTCAATAGGAacagatattttaattaaggCACTTTCTGGGATAActtctttctctttttttttcaataaatttttgaacATTTTACAATgctaaataatataattatgcaatattaaaatttttcagtataaaagaaagtaataatttatttttctttctttttaagCAAAAACAAAGTATGGtctaaatttcaaataaaatatggttaaatattaatgcttgaaatatttatcatttatatttgacGTTTagacaaaaaataaaatttattctgaaaatatttaattataacCCAACGGttcttaaatattcaatgaCTTATTACTGATTTTTGACACCTATTTTTCTTCACATATAGTATAAACAATATGTTCTTTAAATCAGTGGTTTTCGATACACGTCAGATTTGGTAAATTTTGTGAAACTTTTTTGGCTTTTTTGCAAAATTATCTTCACTtgacaaaatatttcactGTTTGAGTAATTGATGAGATGGAATTTTTCACTTATACGAGTTAGAAAATTAAACGACTTAAACAACCgataaaaaaagtaatgcgcgaaaatgcaaaaatttggaaatttcTGGACCCTACAGGTTCGAATCCCAAGCATTTCAGAATATAAGTTGTGGAATACTTTCAATTTATGATAGTAGTGATATATACTTTAATACAAGTACATGCaaagtttataaatatGGATAGAATTacaataaaagaataagaTCCTGTAAAAGGAAATACAATGGCTGGAAGCACTCTCACCGTCTGTTTTTGCGCCCTTTTAAGTTTGATCTCACCTTACTGGGTGGAGCAGCATGACCTAAGCTCTTGACATGTAAGAACAACTTATTTCTAGTATCAAATCCTTGACCACATGTACCACACACTTCCGTACCATATGATGAATGCAGAGGTTGTGTGTTTAGTAAAGGAATAGGAATTTGAGAAACGGGATCCGAAGAACTCTTCTTGTTGTTCTTCTTATCCTTTTTTGACTTAgcttttttcttctttgaaGTGGACCAGTCATCATCAGAGAGGTCGCTAGTAGATGCATTAAGAGATGCTAACAATTCACTTATTTTGTCACCTGCATCAAGTATATTATTCTCGACACTTGGCTCTGTAgacttttcttttttcaagaGCCTTTTTTTAGCTTCTCTTCTTCTAGCTTTCTTCCCTAATATTGGTAAAGTATCTTCATCAGAATTATAAACATCATCAACttcaatattcaaattccGAAGATTAGTAGCTAAATTAGTGTAGGAATTAGTTGTATCAGATTTACTTATTTCATCTGTTGAAGTATTAGATggattttctaaaatttcatcaatatcttcatcactTTCCATTTCTGCTAGCTGTCTTTCAATCTCAGCAAGCTCTGCATCGACATCTACACCTATTATATCGGTATCAAACTTTTGCTTACTATCATCATGTTTATTACTAATAGGTGTGCTAGGACTAGAATAATCATCGAGTAACGATTCTTCCTCATCAGctgatttaaattcatctAAATCAGATAAGCTATCTAATCCAAATTCGATATTCTCctttttcatttgtttttgaattttataaaCGTTCTTTTTATGCATTCTAGTACTCAAATGATTTTCTAATTGCTTGAGtgatttaaagattttattaCAGATGTCACATTCATAAACAATCACTTCTTCTTCCCCAGCTAAAGTAGAACtttctttaaattgatCAATATCATGCAGCTCTGAATGATTCAAGTCGATATcctttttttgattattgTCATAGTGTTTTTCTAAATCTGCCCAATTAACAGTATCTGCTGATTGCCATTCTTGTTCTTCGTACTTTTCAGCAGCTAAAGAGTCTTTCGAACGGTCCTTTGTggtttcatttttcaatttctcttttctttttctttcttcatCCAAATGtttcttatatttttttattctagGATCAAGCTTTTTAACAAAATCAACAAATCTTCGAActgttttattatattcatttcttGCCTTTTGTCttgatttttcatttctctTATGAACTTCTCTCTTAGTTTTTCTGTCATAAGTTGGTAAATACATATATTCATCTTTccaattaaatgattttagTGTATTAAAGCCGGACCACCGTTTATAAAAtacatttaaataatcataatcTGTATTGGAGCAACCAAACACAGGTAAAAAATAGTACGTTTCATCTTCTTTTATTCTATCAATAACTGAAGTACAAGTATTCTCAAAcccatttttaattaaatctattTCAAAGTTAAAATCCTGATATTTATCGAAGTTCTTTAGACTCAATCTCTTACCGTTATTAACCTCATCATTTGATAAACGgctaaatattttacttattatttgataaatccCAGCTGGAGAATCATCAATTCTGGTATATAAGGAACTATTGAAGAACATCAAAACTTCATCTGTAGTAACACCTGTTACTATTGAATCCACTTCATATTCATCTTCTAGTGGCGTATCATTGAGAATTTGTTGTTTATGTGAATCATACCAAGCTCTCTCCTGAGGATCAGACAAAACTTCATATGCTGCTCTAATTTCTGAAAATATTGCTGTTGCTTCTTCAGGGTTCTCACGATTTTTATCGGGGTGGTATTGTAGTgctttttttctatatgcctttttcaattctaaaTCACTTGCATATTCACTGACTTCCAAGAGTTCATAATAACATGTTTTCATCTTAGGATTAGAGGATAGTAGAAAATGtagattttaataatgcaaCCACTGTCATGCATTTATAGTATTAACTAAGATAAAAAAGACGAATTCAAGTttctaattaaaaaatttgatttaattttttttttacgtCATCTCGAGTTTGTTAACAAACAATTTTCGGACTAATTTATATATCCGTTCGAATCTCGGGAAAATTCTAAATGTGTTcctattatataaaattatattcttgcatttctatttataatattcatattgAAGTAAACCATTGATATATGTGcatatatttattgatCTTCGAtcttattttctaattcttttaacaTTGAATGTAAATAAGTGGCAATAGGATGCTTCACCGTATTTAGGTCATGGGTATTCATAAACTGGACATAAGCTTCGGTGGTAAAACGTTccatttcaaaatatcGATCATGCAGTTTGAAATGTATACggttaataaattttagaaatattaccCTTTctaaatgaatataaattgTTATAAGAGGCATTTTATAAGAAAATTTGTCAAATGGGATTTTCAAtgaaacaataatatttttcaatgcaTTTTGAAGTTGAATCATTGTCAATTCATCTACTTGATCAAGTTTTAAGTTCTCTATCAGGGAATTACTACCGTCTCCCTTGAATGTGTTGCGAATGTTATTTTCGGTTATTCTCAGAGATTTATCTCCAGTTAATTTTTCCAGTTTTTTGGTTAGctcattaatattttctgatTGAGCGTTAAGCTTGTTATTAAGTGCTTCAACTTCAGTTTCTTTGACTACTAAAATTGACTGTaaaattccaattcttGAAATCTCATTTTGCATTGTATGTTCCATATCGGACatatatttcaaacaaCTTGATAATTGTTCTGTAAGTTCTTCATTACAATTATCCTTCTTCAAAAGTAATGATTTCagattaatttcattttgagTCTCAGTCTTCAACAACTTATCCTggaaattaattcttttagtTTCACTGACTTCATTTTCCTTTTTGATGTCAGttagtaatttttttgtgcTAGATATTTCAGTATTAAAGATATCTGTTGATGCAGCAAGATTTTCTATTCTTTCCAAATGTGcattttgattttctaataatgagTTTAAAGAAGTTATTACCTTTTTACTCATGTCACTGATTTTAGGGAAAGAAACTTtcatttcttcaatatcttcTGTAATAAACCCTGAAGTTTTGTAAAGCTTTGAAAACATGTCATTAAAGTCTGAGTTCTTTATCtgagataatttttttataaatatcattGGATCATTATCGTCTTGGATTAACTTATCAAAAATGGGTTTGTCATATAGTTCAAAAGAGCGAAGAAAATTGTATGCAATTTTGATAACATTAGTTAACTGCACCttattttgtattaattCTGAATTTTGTTGTTTATAATTACtagtttctttttttagctcttttaattcttcagaTTGACTTTTAcagtttctttttaaatgtAAAATTATGATTCTAGAGGAAGATAATTGGTTTTCAACATTTCTTACTTCAGTTGTTAGAGTTGTCTTCTGAACTTCACTTTCATAGgcttttaatttgtttttctcAACGAGTTTTCTTATTTCTTTACTTTTAACgctaaatattttatgttggttttgaataatattaactAATTTTGGAAGATAACTCTTGAAATTAActactttttctttatatgcacttaattctttattattaattttaagtTTGCTAGATATCATTTGTAATTCTTTTGAATAAGTAAGTTTATCTTTCTCAAGAAGTTCTAACCTATCTGtaagaattttattttctaaaagaatatttttcaatttttcttcagtattttcattttgtctttttaaatgatatagttcattatttactgattttaaaatatcttgacttttttcatatttgcTTTTGTatgcatttttttcttcttctaatttctttaaattggCATTTAATTCTCTTTTCGAAGTCTTTAAGGTGgttatttcttttctcaTCATTAATCTGCGACTGTCAAACTTGTCTAATTGCTTAATTCTTTCCTCCAATATATGCACTTTTTCATTTAGTAAAgctgaattatttaaatctattTGTGGCAACATTTTTCCATTATTGGGCAATGATGTAAATAGATTAGTAggaatattttcatttagtTTCCAATTTGGCATTGAAATACAATATACAGATTGGTTAGATTCACTTTTTGCGGAAGTAATTTGTACTGGTACGATAAATGTATGTTCTTGAGATTCAAAATGGGAAGATATATTGCAATTAATAACATTTCCCtcaaattgatttattaatggagaaattttattaccaATGTGCCTTGTTTTTGGATGAttgcatttttttatattttcaattttattacgGCTATGTTCTTCACTATTCAGTCTTATAGAATTTGTTTTggttttaatatcattccACATGTTACTTGGCTCTTTCATCAGGCACAGCATTTGGGTAtctgaaatattttggttCATTGCCCCTTCTTCCTTACCAATTTTTGTGCTAAACTGAGGATAATTTGGAGTTTCATCTTTGAATGCATCTTGTTTATTCAAATCAGTACCTCTTAGAATACGATTATCAGATTTATAAGTTCTTTCGTTATTACTAATATCTTCATAGttatcttctttatttgCGGCAT contains the following coding sequences:
- the TBLA0G00180 gene encoding uncharacterized protein (similar to Saccharomyces cerevisiae ADY3 (YDL239C) and CNM67 (YNL225C); ancestral locus Anc_2.16), whose product is MPVYTIINYFLGTNINENNSMKEEDIRNEEFGNSFQIPSNFDPIESNISSTTHSNSTSEPGNLTDIESTTSQIEETPNYLQDLPMTPKKLNPSAFTHSRPNSSLCNNKPAILKPNVLKFKSPEFLNSDTTEKGMDCSNVTFNNENRDITIINNEDKYEKITNIEDKCDAITNTEDKYDDVTTNEDKYEDATNNENKDTDITNDEDNYGDAANKEDNYEDISNNERTYKSDNRILRGTDLNKQDAFKDETPNYPQFSTKIGKEEGAMNQNISDTQMLCLMKEPSNMWNDIKTKTNSIRLNSEEHSRNKIENIKKCNHPKTRHIGNKISPLINQFEGNVINCNISSHFESQEHTFIVPVQITSAKSESNQSVYCISMPNWKLNENIPTNLFTSLPNNGKMLPQIDLNNSALLNEKVHILEERIKQLDKFDSRRLMMRKEITTLKTSKRELNANLKKLEEEKNAYKSKYEKSQDILKSVNNELYHLKRQNENTEEKLKNILLENKILTDRLELLEKDKLTYSKELQMISSKLKINNKELSAYKEKVVNFKSYLPKLVNIIQNQHKIFSVKSKEIRKLVEKNKLKAYESEVQKTTLTTEVRNVENQLSSSRIIILHLKRNCKSQSEELKELKKETSNYKQQNSELIQNKVQLTNVIKIAYNFLRSFELYDKPIFDKLIQDDNDPMIFIKKLSQIKNSDFNDMFSKLYKTSGFITEDIEEMKVSFPKISDMSKKVITSLNSLLENQNAHLERIENLAASTDIFNTEISSTKKLLTDIKKENEVSETKRINFQDKLLKTETQNEINLKSLLLKKDNCNEELTEQLSSCLKYMSDMEHTMQNEISRIGILQSILVVKETEVEALNNKLNAQSENINELTKKLEKLTGDKSLRITENNIRNTFKGDGSNSLIENLKLDQVDELTMIQLQNALKNIIVSLKIPFDKFSYKMPLITIYIHLERVIFLKFINRIHFKLHDRYFEMERFTTEAYVQFMNTHDLNTVKHPIATYLHSMLKELENKIEDQ